A DNA window from Doryrhamphus excisus isolate RoL2022-K1 chromosome 2, RoL_Dexc_1.0, whole genome shotgun sequence contains the following coding sequences:
- the hspa5 gene encoding endoplasmic reticulum chaperone BiP — protein MKLLWAFLLVASAVSADDDDKRENVGTVIGIDLGTTYSCVGVFKNGRVEIIANDQGNRITPSYVAFTSEGERLIGDAAKNQLTSNPENTVFDAKRLIGRAWADSSVQQDIKYLPFKVNDKKSKPHIQVDIGGGQMKTFAPEEISAMVLTKMKETAEAYLGKKVTHAVVTVPAYFNDAQRQATKDAGTIAGLNVMRIINEPTAAAIAYGLDKKDGEKNILVFDLGGGTFDVSLLTIDNGVFEVVATNGDTHLGGEDFDQRVMEHFIKLYKKKTGKDVRKDNRAVQKLRREVEKAKRALSAQHQARIEIESFFEGEDFSETLTRAKFEELNMDLFRSTMKPVQKVLEDADLKKSDIDEIVLVGGSTRIPKIQQLVKEFFNGKEPSRGINPDEAVAYGAAVQAGVLSGEEDTGDVVLLDVCPLTLGIETVGGVMTKLIPRNTVVPTKKSQIFSTASDNQPTVTIKVYEGERPLTKDNHLLGTFDLTGIPPAPRGVPQIEVTFEIDVNGILRVTAEDKGTGNKNKITITNDQNRLTPEDIERMVNDAERFADEDKKLKERIDARNELESYSYSLKNQIADKEKLGGKLSDEDKETIEKAVEEKIEWMESHQDADLEDFQAKKKELEEVVQPIISKLYGSAGGPPPEGAEEKDEL, from the exons ATGAAGCTGCTGTGGGCTTTCCTGCTGGTGGCCAGCGCTGTGTCCGCTGATGATGACGACAAGAGGGAGAACGTAGGCACAGTCATCGGTATCGACTTGGGTACCACCTACTCCTG CGTCGGTGTCTTCAAGAATGGCCGCGTGGAGATCATCGCCAATGACCAAGGCAACCGCATCACTCCATCCTATGTGGCCTTCACAAGTGAAGGCGAGCGTCTGATTGGTGATGCCGCTAAGAATCAGCTGACCTCCAACCCCGAGAACACTGTGTTTGATGCCAAGAGGTTGATTGGTCGGGCCTGGGCTGATTCCTCTGTGCAGCAGGACATCAAGTATCTGCCCTTCAAG GTCAATGACAAGAAGAGCAAGCCTCACATCCAGGTTGACATAGGTGGTGGCCAGATGAAGACGTTTGCTCCTGAGGAGATCTCTGCTATGGTGCTGACTAAGATGAAGGAGACGGCCGAGGCTTATCTGGGCAAGAAG GTCACCCACGCTGTGGTCACTGTCCCTGCCTACTTCAATGATGCCCAGCGCCAGGCCACTAAAGATGCTGGCACCATCGCTGGTCTCAACGTGATGAGAATTATTAATGAGCC AACGGCCGCCGCCATCGCTTACGGCTTGGACAAGAAAGACGGCGAGAAGAACATCCTGGTGTTCGACTTGGGCGGCGGCACCTTCGACGTCTCTCTTCTGACCATCGACAACGGCGTCTTCGAAGTGGTCGCCACCAACGGAGACACCCACTTGGGAGGCGAGGACTTTGACCAGCGCGTCATGGAACACTTCATTAAGCTCTACAAGAAAAAGACGGGCAAGGACGTGCGCAAGGACAACCGCGCCGTGCAGAAGCTGCGTCGTGAGGTCGAGAAGGCCAAGAGGGCTCTGTCCGCCCAGCACCAGGCCCGTATTGAGATCGAGTCCTTCTTCGAGGGAGAGGACTTCTCCGAGACTTTGACCCGTGCCAAGTTTGAGGAACTCAACATG GATCTGTTCCGCTCCACCATGAAGCCCGTCCAGAAAGTGCTGGAAGATGCTGACCTGAAGAAGTCCGACATCGATGAGATAGTCCTGGTCGGCGGCTCCACTCGTATTCCCAAAATCCAGCAGCTTGTGAAGGAGTTCTTCAACGGCAAAGAGCCCTCAAGGGGCATCAACCCCGACGAGGCTGTTGCTTACGGTGCCGCCGTTCAGGCTGGCGTGCTCTCAGGGGAGGAGGACACTG gtgatGTGGTTCTCCTGGATGTGTGCCCTCTTACTCTTGGAATTGAGACCGTCGGAGGAGTCATGACCAAGCTGATCCCCAGGAACACCGTTGTACCCACCAAGAAATCTCAGATCTTCTCTACGGCATCTGACAACCAGCCCACTGTCACCATCAAGGTCTATGAAG GCGAGCGTCCTCTGACTAAGGACAACCACCTTCTGGGCACCTTTGACCTGACTGGCATCCCCCCCGCCCCTCGTGGCGTGCCCCAGATTGAGGTCACCTTCGAGATCGACGTAAACGGCATCCTGAGGGTCACCGCCGAGGACAAAGGCACTGGCAACAAGAACAAGATCACCATCACCAACGACCAGAACCGCCTGACGCCAGAGGACATCGAGCGCATGGTGAACGACGCTGAGCGCTTTGCTGATGAGGACAAGAAGCTCAAGGAGAGGATCGACGCCCGCAACGAGCTGGAGAGCTACTCCTACTCCCTGAAGAACCAGATCGCTGACAAGGAGAAGCTGGGCGGAAAGCTCTCGGACGAGGACAAGGAGACCATCGAGAAGGCCGTGGAGGAGAAAATCGAGTGGATGGAGTCTCACCAAGATGCCGACCTGGAAGACTTCCAGGCCAAGAAGAAGGAGCTTGAGGAGGTGGTGCAGCCCATTATTAGCAAGCTTTACGGCAGTGCGGGTGGCccaccaccagagggcgccgAAGAGAAGGATGAGTTGTAG
- the LOC131104419 gene encoding probable serine/threonine-protein kinase clkA, which produces MTPLIRTDNNYLKWDILEWKGLAPRYEHCTFVPQRHPQSLWVFGGAEQTGNRNCMQKIQVADGKAQWENIAMKGNPPSPRTYHTNSACLGNSLYVFSGGEAGASPVSDQKLHVFDIVSSTWTQPKTQGAQPTARHGHVIVAAGSKIYIHGGMANGDFYDDMYSLDTRSMTWELLHPEGDIPPGVAAHSAMALGNNIYIFGGLTADGAINAITSPSSYHSKSTSPTSRHRKHFNRNSSSKSVSPSSNHSSSHRKSSNRNSSNKSTSPTSSHSKSASPSFSHRKSSNSKSISPSSIHRKSSNRNSSIHRNGSNRNCSSHSKSTSPSSYHSKSTSPTSSHRKSSNHIHRKSISPSSIHSFSHRKSSNRNSSIHRKGSNRNSSSNSKSISPSFNHRKSSNSSSHSKRTSPSSYHSKSISPTSSHRKSSNRNSSNHIHRKSISPSSIHSFSHRKGSNGNSPNYSKSSSPTSIHRKISNRNSSIHSKSSSPSSNHSKSSSPSSNHSKSSSPSSNHRKSSNRNNSNHNRRKSSSPSSIHRKSSNRNSCIHSKTTSPSSYHSKSSSPCSIHSKSSSPCSIHRKSSNRNSSIHSKSSSPSSNHSKSSSPSSNHRKSSNRNNSNHNRRKSSSPSSIHRKKPNRNSSNHSKSSSPSSNHSKSTSPNTNHRKCSNRNSSNHRKCSNRNSSIHRKGSNRNSSNHIHSKSTSPSSNHRKGSNSNGSIHSKKHSRNNSKSSS; this is translated from the exons atgacgccactgattaGGACCGACAACA ATTACCTCAAGtgggacattttggagtggaaGGGCCTGGCCCCTCGATATGAACACTGCACATTTGTGCCACAGCGCCACCCACAGAGCCTGTGGGTGTTTGGGGGAGCCGAGCAGACTGGCAACCGCAACTGCATGCAGAAGATACAAGTAGCAG ACGGCAAAGCCCAGTGGGAAAACATTGCAATGAAAGGAAACCCCCCCAGTCCAAGAACTTATCACACCAATTCCGCCTGCCTGGGTAATTCGTTATACGTGTTTTCCGGTGGGGAAGCCGGAGCGTCGCCCGTTTCAGACCAAAAACTCCACGTCTTTGATATCG TGTCTTCCACTTGGACTCAGCCCAAAACCCAAGGTGCACAGCCTACAGCCAGACATGGACACGTTATCGTAGCGGCTGGCTCCAAGATCTACATTCATGGAGGCATGGCGAACGGGGACTTTTATGACGATATGTACTCTCTTGATACAA GGAGCATGACATGGGAGCTTCTGCATCCAGAAGGAGACATCCCACCGGGTGTAGCAGCCCACTCCGCCATGGCTCTGGGCAACAATATCTACATCTTTGGTGGGCTGACAGCAGATGGAGCCATCAATGCTAT CACCAGTCCCAGTTCCTACCACAGCAAAAGCACCAGTCCCACCTCCAGGCACAGAAAACACTTCAACAGGAACAGCTCCAGCAAAAGCGTTAGTCCCAGCTCCAACCACAGTTCCAGCCACAGAAAAAGTTCCAACAGGAACAGCTCCAACAAAAGCACCAGTCCCACTTCCAGCCACAGCAAAAGCGCCAGTCCCAGCTTCAGCCACAGAAAAAGCTCCAACAGCAAAAGCATCAGCCCCAGCTCCATCCACAGAAAAAGCTCCAACAGGAACAGCTCCATCCACAGAAACGGTTCCAACAGGAACTGCTCCAGCCACAGCAAAAGCACCAGTCCCAGTTCCTACCACAGCAAAAGCACCAGTCCCACCTCCAGCCACAGAAAAAGCTCCAACCACATCCACAGGAAAAGCATCAGTCCCAGCTCCATCCACAGCTTCAGCCACAGAAAAAGCTCCAACAGGAACAGCTCCATCCACAGAAAAGGTTCCAACAGGAACAGCTCCAGCAACAGCAAAAGCATCAGTCCCAGCTTCAACCACAGAAAAAGTTCCAACAGCTCCAGCCACAGCAAACGCACCAGTCCCAGTTCCTACCACAGCAAAAGCATCAGTCCCACCTCCAGCCACAGAAAAAGCTCCAACAGGAACAGCTCCAACCACATCCACAGGAAAAGCATCAGTCCCAGCTCCATCCACAGCTTCAGCCACAGAAAAGGTTCCAACGGGAACAGCCCCAACTACAGCAAAAGCTCCAGTCCCACCTCCATCCACAGAAAAATCTCCAACAGGAACAGCTCCATCCACAGCAAAAGCTCCAGTCCCAGCTCCAACCACAGCAAAAGCTCCAGTCCCAGCTCCAACCACAGCAAAAGCTCCAGTCCCAGCTCCAACCACAGAAAAAGTTCCAACAGGAACAACTCCAACCACAACCGCCGGAAAAGCTCCAGTCCCAGCTCCATCCACAGAAAAAGCTCCAACAGGAACAGCTGCATCCACAGCAAAACCACCAGTCCCAGTTCCTACCACAGCAAAAGCTCCAGTCCCTGCTCCATCCACAGCAAAAGCTCCAGTCCCTGCTCCATCCACAGAAAAAGCTCCAACAGGAACAGCTCCATCCACAGCAAAAGCTCCAGTCCCAGCTCCAACCACAGCAAAAGCTCCAGTCCCAGCTCCAACCACAGAAAAAGTTCCAACAGGAACAACTCCAACCACAACCGCCGGAAAAGCTCCAGTCCCAGCTCCATCcacagaaaaaaacccaacaggAACAGCTCCAACCACAGCAAAAGCTCCAGTCCCAGCTCCAACCACAGCAAAAGCACCAGCCCCAACACAAACCACAGAAAATGTTCCAACAGGAACAGCTCAAACCACAGAAAATGTTCCAACAGGAACAGCTCCATCCACAGAAAAGGTTCCAACAGGAACAGCTCCAACCACATCCACAGCAAAAGCACCAGTCCCAGctccaaccacagaaaaggttCCAACAGCAACGGCTCCATCCACAGCAAAAAGCACAGCAGGAACAACTCCAAAAGCTCCAGCTGA